The Danio rerio strain Tuebingen ecotype United States chromosome 1, GRCz12tu, whole genome shotgun sequence genome includes a region encoding these proteins:
- the LOC103909461 gene encoding sialoadhesin-like, protein MGVSMMMSVRMAPHLTLLILLMIHRISCADWGVNYSAPHCALKNSTVIMSCNYTYPTGHQIVNVFWTKEKDRKEKEDHPDLLEDPEYSQRLQYLGDEQKYSTIRLSQVTKKDEHRYFCRIITNKPGGKWIDVTGVRLSVTDLQLESPERVTEGDSVRLTCRCSCKLTDTPTFIWYRNSHTLTEETTGDKLILKSVRREDAGRYRCAVNAHTLTSPEVYLNVMYPPKSVSVSISGSAVIMEGDSVTLSCSSDSNPPAQISWFKEGNIVGSGRIFSISKISSDDSDKYKCRGINNHGEKYSDPVTLNVQYPPRNVSVSITDSGQLWFNSVSLVCISDSNPPALNFSWFKENQSSAVGSGQSFSAVQSGRFYCEAHNPHGAQRSDAVTVTVKGHPVLFYIAIGVVCGSAVFITVVIIWGIRRKRNATQSQLNHSRGQDDRGRACNDDFNQPVYENATNLSLCLFIKALQVTSDHCKPELDSSVYENLPQGNNTEETLEVPFWLLKGQFFEASVDMMMSFRMAPPLPLIFLIFGIPDVFSEGEWAVHYSSSHICALKDSSVIMSCTYKYPAGHQIITAFWNKGFVKNGEPPDLSKDPEYSQRLQYLGDKQQNCTIRLSHVTKKDKHEYYFRFITDVTGGRYTGIPGVRLSVTDLQLESPERVTERDSVRLTCKSSCNLTDTPTFIWYRNSQRLTEGTTDNKLILNSVRREDAGRYRCAVHGHTLTSPDVYLDVTYPPKETLIVIDRSAVIMERDSVSLSCSSDSNPPAEISWFKGTQYIRSGRTFTISNISSDDSGEYKCKSLYGNVDKYSDPVTLDVQYPPRNISVSISGSAVIMSGDSVTLSCSSDSNPPAEINWFKGETSVGFGRIFSISKISSDDSGEYKCRATNEHGGKHSDLVTLDVQYSPRSTSVSINGSAVIMSGDSVSLMCISDSNPPALNFSWFKENQSSAVGSGQSFSAVQSGRFYCEAHNPHGAQRSAAVTVTVRGRMFAYAAAGVIGGLAGLLLIFIIVFMKSKHRSDGNTQKQDDLYVNLSGQVSAQGGLQPKSDPANQSEGLYSLVTLSRFNKGHAEGKTSDSEDEDEIQYVTVRHHRNENESQYVNFKTQLSDSKVRSADQSVEDQSVIYSTIK, encoded by the exons ATGG GTGTTTCTATGATGATGTCAGTCAGAATGGCTCCTCATCTTACTCTGCTCATTCTGCTTATGATTCACA GGATTTCTTGTGCTGATTGGGGTGTGAATTATAGTGCGCCTCACTGTGCACTAAAGAATTCAACAGTGATAATGAGCTGTAATTATACATACCCTACTGGACATCAGATCGTGAATGTTTTctggacaaaagaaaaagacagaaaagaaaaGGAGGATCATCCAGATCTATTAGAGGACCCTGAATACAGTCAGAGGCTTCAGTATCTGGGAGATGAACAGAAGTACTCTACCATCAGACTGAGTCAAGTGACGAAGAAAGATGAACACCGATATTTTTGCAGAATCATTACTAACAAACCTGGTGGGAAATGGATTGATGTTACAGGAGTGCGTCTCTCTGTCACAG atCTTCAGCTGGAGTCTCCTGAGAGAGTGACAGAGGGAGATTCAGTCCGTCTGACATGTAGATGCAGCTGTAAACTGACTGACACACCAACATTCATCTGGTACAGAAACTCACACACATTGACTGAAGAAACTACTGGAGACAAACTCATCCTCAAGTCAGTCAGAAGAGAAGATGCAGGCAGATATAGATGTGCtgtaaatgcacacacactcacatcaccTGAGGTCTATCTCAATGTCATGT ACCCACCAAAGAGCGTCTCAGTGTCCATTAGTGGATCTGCTGTAATAATGGAGggagattcagtgactctgagctgcagcagtgactcaaaccctcctgcaCAAATCAGCTGGTTTAAAGAAGGAAATATTGTAGGATCTGGAAGAATCTTCAGCATCTCCAAGATCAGCTCTGATGACAGTGACAAATATAAGTGTAGAGGCATCAATAATCATGGAGAGAAATACTCTGATCCTGTGACTTTAAATGTCCAGT ATCCTCCCAGAAACGTCTCAGTGTCCATCACTGATTCTGGTCAGCTTTGGTTTAATTCAGTGAGTCTGGTGTGCATCAgtgactcaaaccctcctgctCTGAACTTCAGCTGGTTTAAGGAGAATCAAAGCTCAGCTGTTGGATCTGGACAGAGTTTCAGTGCAGTACAGAGTGGACGCTTCTACTGTGAGGCTCACAATCCACATGGAGCTCAGAGATCAGACGCCGTCACTGTCACTGTTAAAG GACACCCGGTGCTCTTCTACATAGCGATTGGAGTGGTTTGTGGATCAGCGGTTTTCATCACAGTGGTGATAATTTG GGGAATCAGGAGGAAGAGAAATGCCACACAGTCTCAG CTGAATCATTCCAGAGGTCAGGATGACAGAGGTAGAGCTTGTAATGATGATTTTAATCAGCCTGTATATGAGAATGCAACG AATTTGTCTCTTTGTCTCTTCATCAAGGCTCTTCAAGTTACCTCTGACCACTGTAAACCTGAACTGGACTCTTCTGTGTATGAAAACCTTCca CAAGGGAACAATACAGAAGAAACACTAGAGGTTCCATTCTGGTTGCTCAAAGGGCAATTCTTCGAGGCAA GTGTTGATATGATGATGTCATTCAGAAtggctcctcctcttcctctgatCTTCCTCATCTTCGGGATTCCTG ATGTTTTCAGTGAAGGCGAATGGGCTGTGCATTACAGTTCTTCACACATCTGTGCACTAAAAGACTCATCAGTGATAATGAGCTGCACTTATAAATACCCTGCTGGACATCAGATCATAACAGCGTTCTGGAACAAAGGCTTTGTAAAAAATGGAGAGCCTCCAGATCTGTCTAAGGACCCTGAATACAGTCAAAGACTTCAGTATCTGGGAGATAAACAGCAGAACTGCACCATCAGACTGAGTCATGTGACAAAGAAAGATAAACATGAGTATTACTTCAGATTCATTACTGATGTAACAGGAGGAAGATATACTGGTATTCCAGGAGTGCGTCTCTCTGTCACAG atCTTCAGCTGGAGTCTCCTGAGAGAGTGACAGAGCGAGATTCAGTCCGTCTGACATGTAAAAGCAGCTGTAATCTGACTGACACACCAACATTCATCTGGTACAGAAACTCACAGAGATTGACTGAAGGAACTACTGACAACAAACTGATTCTCAATTCAGTCAGAAGAGAAGATGCAGGCAGATATAGATGTGCTGTACATggacacacactcacatcacCTGACGTCTATCTCGATGTCACCT ATCCTCCAAAGGAGACCTTAATTGTCATCGATAGATCTGCTGTAATAATGGAGAGAGATTCAgtgtctctgagctgcagcagcgactcaaaccctcctgcagAAATCAGCTGGTTTAAAGGAACACAATATATTAGATCTGGACGAACATTCACCATCTCAAATATCAGCTCTGATGACAGTGGGGAATACAAGTGCAAGTCCTTATATGGAAATGTAGATAAATACTCTGACCCTGTCACTTTAGATGTCCAGT ATCCACCCAGGAACATCTCAGTGTCCATCAGTGGATCTGCTGTGATAATGTCTggagattcagtgactctgagctgcagcagtgactcaaaccctcctgcagAAATCAACTGGTTTAAAGGAGAAACATCTGTAGGATTTGGAAGAATCTTCAGCATCTCCAAGATCAGCTCTGATGACAGTGGAGAATACAAGTGTAGAGCCACAAATGAGCATGGAGGGAAACACTCTGATCTTGTGACTTTAGATGTCCAGT aCTCCCCCAGGAGCACCTCAGTGTCTATAAATGGATCTGCTGTGATAATGTCTGGAGATTCAGTGAGTCTGATGTGCATCAgtgactcaaaccctcctgctCTGAACTTCAGCTGGTTTAAGGAGAATCAAAGCTCAGCTGTTGGATCTGGACAGAGTTTCAGTGCAGTACAGAGTGGACGCTTCTACTGTGAGGCTCACAATCCACATGGAGCTCAGAGATCAGCCGCCGTCACTGTCACTGTTAGAG GAAGAATGTTTGCGTATGCAGCCGCTGGAGTGATTGGTGGACTGGCAGGGTTGCTCCTCATTTTCATCATTGTTTTCAT gAAGAGCAAACACAGATCTGATGGCAACACACAAAAGCAG GATGATCTGTATGTCAACTTATCGGGACAAGTCTCAGCACAAGGTGGTCTTCAGCCTAAATCTGATCCCGCTAATCAAAGCGAAGGCCTGTATTCCCTGGTGACCCTCAGCAGATTCAATAAAGGTCATGCTGAAGGAAAAACGTCAGATTCTGAAGATGAAGACGAGATCCAGTATGTTACCGTTCGGCATCACAGAAACGAGAACGAAAGCCAGTATGTCAACTTTAAAACACAACTGTCTGATTCAAAAGTCAG ATCTGCTGATCAGAGTGTGGAGGATCAATCTGTGATTTACAGCACTATCAAATGA
- the LOC100006649 gene encoding B-cell receptor CD22, with translation MVRMMSVRIALLPLIFLMIHNVVCGDNDNDDDDDDDDDNDDDDWCVKYTPEHICALKSSTVIMSCTYKYPKSHKVRTAFWTKYPPKQGQEYPDLSEDPEYSQRLQYLGDKQQNCHLRLSHVTKKDEHQYYFRFTTNVTGKMWLGTPGVRLSVTDLQLESPERVTEGDSVRLTCKSSCKLTDTPTFIWYRNSVTLTGKIGNKLILNPVRREDAGRYSCGVDGHTLTSPEVYLNVTYPPKNVSASLNGSAVIMSGDSVTLSCSSDSNPPALNFSWYKGETFVGSGRIFNISKISSDDSGEYKCRARNKHGEKYSDPVTLDVQYSPKSISVSINGSAEIVEGDSVTLNCSSDSNPPAELNWFKGNKSLNSGRLFNISKISSDDSGEYKCKAKNAHGVKYSDPVTLDVQYSVHRDYFLYAVFVIAVACVVLLLICIVLFIRQRKKAGVSNNRQNQVQDPSRHVYVNDSFVNVSPKKTDGGQTPQPTDPETVEYATIQENQQLQPDSALRSGAVVNNAVFYSMIKAPGS, from the exons ATGGTGAGGATGATGTCAGTCAGAATTGCTCTTCTTCCTCTGATCTTTCTTATGATTCACA ATGTTGTTTGTggtgataatgataatgatgatgatgatgatgatgatgatgataatgatgatgatgactggtGTGTGAAGTACACTCCTGAACACATCTGTGCACTAAAATCCTCAACAGTGATAATGAGCTGCACTTATAAATACCCTAAAAGCCATAAGGTCAGGACAGCATTCTGGACCAAATACCCTCCAAAACAGGGTCAAGAGTATCCAGATCTGTCTGAGGACCCTGAATACAGTCAGAGGCTTCAGTATCTGGGAGATAAACAGCAGAACTGCCACCTCAGACTGAGTCATGTGACAAAGAAAGATGAACACCAGTATTATTTCAGATTCACTACTAATGTAACAGGAAAAATGTGGCTTGGTACTCCAGGAGTGCGTCTCTCTGTCACAG atCTTCAGCTGGAGTCTCCTGAGAGAGTGACAGAGGGAGATTCAGTCCGTCTGACATGTAAAAGCAGCTGTAAACTGACTGACACACCAACATTCATCTGGTACAGAAACTCAGTGACATTGACTGGAAAAATTGGAAACAAACTCATCCTCAATCCTGTCAGAAGAGAAGATGCAGGCAGATATAGCTGTGGTGTAGATggacacacactcacatcacCTGAGGTCTATCTCAATGTCACCT ATCCTCCAAAGAATGTCTCAGCCTCCCTCAATGGATCTGCTGTGATAATGTCTggagattcagtgactctgagctgcagcagtgactcaaaccctcctgctCTGAACTTCAGCTGGTATAAAGGAGAAACATTTGTAGGATCTGGAAGAATCTTCAATATCTCCAAGATCAGCTCTGATGACAGTGGAGAATACAAGTGTAGAGCCAGAAATAAACATGGAGAGAAATACTCTGATCCTGTGACTTTAGATGTCCAGT ATTCACCAAAGAGCATCTCAGTGTCCATCAATGGATCTGCTGAAATAGTGGAGggagattcagtgactctgaactgcagcagcgactcaaaccctcctgcagAACTCAACTGGTTCAAAGGAAATAAATCTCTGAATTCTGGAAGACTCTTCAACATCTCCAAGATCAGCTCTGATGACAGTGGAGAATACAAGTGTAAAGCCAAAAATGCACATGGAGTGAAATACTCTGATCCCGTGACTTTAGATGTCCAGT ATTCAGTACATCGGGATTATTTCCTGTATGCCGTGTTTGTGATCGCAGTCGCATGTGTAGTTTTACTTCTCATCTGCATTGTCCTGTTCATAAG GCAGAGAAAAAAGGCTGGAGTCTCAAACAACAGACAGAATCAG GTTCAAGATCCTAGCAGACACGTCTATGTAAATGACTCATTTGTGAACGTTTCACccaagaaaacagatggaggacaAACCCCTCAACCCACAGATCCTGAGACCGTTGAGTACGCAACCATACAGGAAAACCAGCAACTCCAGCCTGATTCTGCTCTCAG ATCTGGTGCTGTGGTGAATAATGCGGTGTTTTACAGCATGATCAAAGCTCCGGGATCATAA